Proteins from a genomic interval of Ptychodera flava strain L36383 chromosome 7, AS_Pfla_20210202, whole genome shotgun sequence:
- the LOC139136120 gene encoding uncharacterized protein, giving the protein MQDEVSGETQGSSTSNAMINIAKSKQRTLTLPPSDIIESYGIWYIMVTIEVQELRCDHEEADTRLLLHTKHAASYEDTDTVIIRSPDTDVIILTISIIHCLQANLYQHITGRNGRILHVNRIADGLGEKAAQALVGIHVFSGCDTVSAFRGKSKKKLVKIMLSEESHIATFHQLGMEWEITDQLLQRIERFVCQVYDQNQGNNINDARYSCFRLGMNDNSLPPNKDSLVQHTKRANCQASVHRRCLLQTVDAPNPHGHGWLCSDTTLTIQWMTLPPAPDSVMKLIKCKCQKSSCETSRCSCKSASLLCTELCECVSCGNKAEAEDDKIAATSSDESDTE; this is encoded by the coding sequence ATGCAAGACGAAGTTTCCGGTGAAACTCAAGGCAGTTCTACCTCAAATGCAATGATTAACATTGCAAAGTCTAAGCAGAGGACACTCACTCTGCCACCAAGTGATATCATAGAATCTTATGGTATTTGGTATATTATGGTGACCATTGAAGTGCAAGAACTAAGATGTGACCATGAAGAGGCTGACACTCGTCTCCTCCTCCACACAAAACATGCTGCAAGTTATGAAGATACTGACACTGTCATCATTAGAAGCCCTGATACAGATGTGATTATTTTGACCATCAGCATTATTCATTGTCTGCAAGCCAACCTGTATCAACACATAACAGGTAGAAATGGCAGAATCTTGCATGTCAACAGAATAGCAGATGGTTTAGGGGAGAAAGCTGCACAGGCCCTTGTTGGTATCCATGTATTTTCAGGCTGCGACACAGTCAGTGCTTTCAGAGGAAAGAGTAAGAAGAAGCTGGTGAAAATAATGTTGAGTGAAGAAAGCCACATTGCAACATTTCATCAGTTGGGTATGGAATGGGAAATCACAGATCAATTGCTGCAGCGAATTGAAAGATTTGTTTGTCAAGTTTATGACCAAAATCAAGGTAACAACATCAATGATGCAAGATACAGTTGCTTTCGACTCGGCATGAATGACAATTCCCTCCCTCCAAACAAGGACAGCTTGGTACAACACACTAAACGGGCAAATTGCCAGGCTTCTGTTCACAGACGATGTCTACTGCAAACAGTCGATGCGCCAAACCCACATGGTCATGGATGGCTGTGTTCTGATACCACTCTCACCATACAGTGGATGACTTTGCCTCCAGCTCCAGATTCAGTGATGAAGTTAATCAAATGTAAATGCCAGAAATCATCGTGTGAGACTTCCAGATGTTcttgcaaaagtgcatcactgctGTGTACAGAGCTCTGTGAATGTGTATCTTGTGGAAACAAAGCTGAGGCAGAAGATGATAAAATAGCAGCTACTTCAAGTGATGAAAGTGATACCGAATAG